A stretch of the Xylocopa sonorina isolate GNS202 chromosome 12, iyXylSono1_principal, whole genome shotgun sequence genome encodes the following:
- the LOC143429897 gene encoding facilitated trehalose transporter Tret1: MTPASINDNVHEIRRLNQYIGAFLASLGGFAFGISLGWNSKASTVLKNYFDATATEIGLIGGILNGGVCIGAILMPFVAGRVSRPNIMFWTMPILIWTWLLMISHHCQKVLLFIMGRLICGICAGVFCVFTPIYVAEIASKEIRGRLLGLFQLLVNCGVMYAFWIAHAIDEQTSSWRYSVICGLACLSIVPVKLLPESPLYYLSRDDQINAEKSLRWYRGDTYDVQREINETKRLILVTGQRKLNLRLLKNRRVLRAIATCFVTTLGYHMCGINTMIFYALMLFDTSGSGELTGSEQTLVVGAVQIFVSLVAAFLVDLVGRRILLTVSSLLMGVFLILLGWYFNLRDMDPEYEDIYFWMSPTWITLTFASFNLGLGPISWSILGDSLPEEVKTPVVSCVVAIGWLISLMASMTFDEIVIYLGGTKVMWVSAGICWLVALFCAIVVKDNTGKSLVEIQDSFRVQIRDLEET; encoded by the exons CGTCCCTTGGTGGCTTCGCGTTTGGCATctcgctaggttggaattcgaAGGCCAGCACAGTGTTGAAGAACTATTTCGACGCGACTGCGACTGAGATTGGTCTCATCGGAGGCATTTTGAATGGCGGTGTTTGCATTGGGGCGATCCTGATGCCGTTCGTCGCTGGACGAGTCTCCAGACCGAATATCATGTTCTGGACGATGCCTATTTTGATTTGGACGTGGTTGCTGATGATCAGCCACCATTGCCAGAAG GTTTTGTTATTCATAATGGGCAGACTGATCTGTGGTATCTGCGCTGGTGTTTTCTGTGTTTTCACGCCAATTTACGTGGCTGAAATCGCGAGTAAGGAAATTCGAGGACGTCTGCTCGGTTTGTTTCAGCTTCTCGTCAACTGTGGCGTCATGTACGCATTTTGGATCGCTCATGCTATCGACGAACAAACGAGCTCGTGGAG GTACAGCGTGATCTGCGGGCTCGCGTGCCTCTCGATCGTGCCAGTGAAACTATTACCAGAGAGCCCGCTCTACTATTTGTCGAGGGACGACCAGATCAATGCGGAAAAATCATTGAGATGGTATCGCGGCGACACTTACGATGTCCAGCGCGAGATCAACGAGACGAAGCGACTGATCCTTGTCACTGGTCAGCGAAAG TTGAATCTGAGGCTACTGAAGAACCGCCGCGTTCTGCGCGCCATCGCGACCTGTTTTGTGACGACATTGGGCTACCACATGTGCGGCATCAACACGATGATATTCTACGCGCTGATGCTGTTCGACACCAGCGGTTCCGGTGAACTGACCGGAAGCGAGCAGACGCTGGTGGTCGGCGCAGTTCAAATATTTGTATCGCTCGTAGCCGCGTTCCTCGTCGACCTGGTTGGACGTCGCATTCTCTTGACCGTCTCGTCCCTTCTCATGGGAGTGTTCCTCATACTGTTAG GCTGGTACTTCAATCTACGCGACATGGACCCAGAATACGAGGACATCTACTTCTGGATGTCGCCAACGTGGATCACGCTGACATTCGCCTCCTTCAACTTGGGTCTGGGACCAATTTCCTGGTCAATCCTGGGAGACTCCTTGCCAGAAGAAGTGAAGACCCCGGTTGTCTCGTGCGTGGTCGCCATTGGCTGGCTGATTTCGCTAATGGCGTCGATGACTTTCGACGAAATAGTGATTTATCTAGGCGGTACGAAGGTGATGTGGGTCTCTGCTGGCATATGCTGGCTCGTAGCGTTATTCTGCGCTATAGTGGTCAAGGACAACACTGGCAAGAGCCTAGTCGAGATCCAAGACAGCTTTCGCGTTCAAATCAGAGATCTGGAAGAGACTTGA